A single window of Agelaius phoeniceus isolate bAgePho1 chromosome 16, bAgePho1.hap1, whole genome shotgun sequence DNA harbors:
- the RAI1 gene encoding retinoic acid-induced protein 1 produces the protein MQSFRERCGFHGNQQSYQPTSQDTSRLENYRHQSQAGPNCERQRLVAKEYYSQQQLPYAGYENSAVEKYHRGNKQLAGQQLQGRPAFSNYTVQENSPYPARYSGDESLQAWGGQPQALPGGVAKYEDNLMKKTVALAGGRPYHEPAATSLPFRTHFQQQPQQQQQQQQQQQQQQPPALPYPKLQRQKLPNDVSSPMPFSQSPHFGQHSQSFPASSTYSSVPGGSQPAHSYKSCTAPSGQPPLERPLGSAASLAPGPRVPNLHGYQPNRIGYEQPPQPPPQPPQPPPPQPPQPPQPPQPPQPMQGRHHASETLHYQNLAKYQHYNQPGQTYCQGDAPPVRTPEQYYQTFSPSASHSPARSVGRSPSYSSTPSPLMPNLENFQYSQQPLSAGAFPAGIADHSHFMPLLNPSPTDGTSPDAQSGNCKNLQKEKLPENLLSDLSLQSLTALTSQVENISNTVQQLLLSKTAVPQKKGIKTPARTPEQLKGQHCSPESSTYSAEQVGTPLSDPLSTPQSVHAETQDTDYLSGSEDQLERSFLYCNQNRSPARVNSNSKAKPESVSTCSVTSPDDMSTKSDDSFQSIHATLPLETFTKYVSNERDCPRLLLSALSQEELASEIIVLQDAINEKADKAWANLPMLGKETTKSPFQMENHRPSLDSMVKGAWPSQGDSSTLTEPLKLDKASGASTGKDFSEEVYEGPQVEFTATESKDVLKDTAPLAFNSKPSIPAATSSAGATGYSCYSNTTANSVASENAMEHFEWPEESLGEACLRWKDLQATDLPKGLFPSKLVSSCKEKKNACGLDLCDGEQPAKSEPVQDFGQQVMEEEEETLTYDEATKADSERWLQDTRHCCSAGDFSEIPIISSPDLKESDLEAEEYSSLCELAGSEQKSVTYDASPPKPPEMPAVLSSSEVPVSAEETVSTVEKESSAPTPRLSGQSVILLGPAVGTETKVKSWFKSSLPHIQPEEENGGGETSHLEAADAESASSVMVKQQLTPENVLGKMEPVSRGKSLRNKRVHCRLPEGDGAGSTVLSPFDELPAASSVAGACLGPDGQTEVPSKSAQSQTPRFPAEGLPARMCTRSFTALAEPRAPAPLEGLKAPAHQEKLGKKPGCGVKQRVAFKTRKRNSRPGPRVVQNASDATLLVPGLVAAEEVAGPTPLEGDAVEAGERDQRSMILRSRTKTQEVFYTKRQRGKRAADVRLKNCKAPKKLISNNHLPPAFKLPAPGSPHKEGKVGARMKLPKAGPGVGGKMSERPLHSLKRKSTFISPIPTKKRNLVLRSNSGGVKEEKPEGPPSLFKKMPVAKKVKAKLPPKSSGEAIPKPPLPKEAPDVCIKITSRAAFQEATKTKVLPPRKGRGLKLEAIVQKITSPNLKKFTCKPAATAVAATVAAYGSSLSPAGAERERMVKHSGVAVAVGDARLPKLGAAQKVPTMPVAEPLCRNPNGRAPKGKPGGGKKLPHDGCQGEACGSTPGTQSSPNMVAKNLGLLPKKRNRKGKAAALGMAKAPLSPPLPPALPRERVAGPGGAEEAPREKKPKTEEKEAGSSDGPPEGRSAAGPARGPKPRANHSNYNGYSKRQRKRLGHGKAKAVPARCKSRGKRRRQPQQAPLLHPAEPEIRLKYISCKRLRADSRAPPFAPYVRVERRGEFSTTCTVVNSPGDEARLQRGPAGPAPRPRAALPASSTMHMGPVVSKALSAACLVCCLCRNPANYKDLGDLCGPYYPEDCLPKKKSRLKEKARAEGPGEDSAVPAAAERAPRGTEGGCGGKAARPEGAAEAAKQSSLRSSPRGMFRRLQSCYCCDERTEGEEAAEKPRRHECHKAESPPQEPAGDTQEHWLHEACAVWTAGVFLVAGKLYGLQEAVKAAADLKCSSCQQAGATVGCCQKGCPHTYHYACAIDTGCLLTEESFSLRCPKHKRQPV, from the exons ATGCAGTCCTTTCGAGAAAGGTgtggtttccatggcaaccagcAGAGCTACCAGCCGACTTCACAAGATACATCACGCCTGGAGAATTACAGGCATCAAAGTCAGGCAGGGCCGAACTGCGAGCGGCAGAGGCTGGTGGCGAAGGAGTACTAcagtcagcagcagctgccgtACGCGGGCTATGAGAACAGCGCCGTGGAGAAATACCACCGGGGAAACAAGCAATTAgcggggcagcagctgcagggcaggccGGCCTTTTCCAATTACACCGTGCAGGAGAACAGCCCTTATCCGGCCCGGTATTCCGGGGACGAGAGCCTGCAGGCCTGGGGAGGCcagccacaggcactgcccGGTGGTGTGGCCAAGTATGAGGACAACCTGATGAAGAAGACAGTGGCGttggcgggcgggcggccgtACCATGAGCCGGCGGCCACCTCGCTGCCCTTCCGGACTCActtccagcagcagccgcagcagcagcagcagcagcagcagcaacagcagcagcagcagccgcccgCACTCCCCTACCCCAAGCTGCAGCGGCAGAAACTGCCCAACGATGTCTCCTCACCCATGCCCTTCTCACAGAGCCCTCACTTCGGGCAGCACTCCcagtccttccctgcctcctccaCCTACTCCTCGGTGCCGGGGGGCAGCCAGCCTGCACACTCCTACAAGAGCTGCACGGCGCCCTCGGGGCAGCCGCCGCTGGAGCGGCccctgggcagcgctgccagcctggcccctGGCCCCCGTGTGCCCAACCTGCACGGCTACCAGCCCAACCGCATCGGCTACGAGCAGCCCCCACAGCCGCCGCCACAGCCCCCGCAGCCGCCACCACCGCAGCCCCCACAGCCACcacagcccccacagcccccgcAGCCCATGCAGGGGCGGCATCACGCCTCAGAGACCCTCCACTACCAAAACTTGGCCAAGTACCAACATTACAACCAGCCAGGCCAGACCTACTGCCAGGGCGATGCGCCGCCCGTGCGGACGCCGGAGCAGTACTACCAGACCTTCAGCCCTAGCGCCAGCCACTCGCCAGCTCGCTCCGTCGGCAGGTCCCCGTCCTACAGCTCCACTCCCTCCCCTCTGATGCCCAACCTGGAGAACTTCCAATACAGCCAGCAGCCCCTGAGTGCCGGTGCCTTCCCGGCTGGCATTGCTGACCACAGCCATTTCATGCCGCTGCTGAACCCTTCTCCCACTGACGGGACGAGCCCCGACGCTCAATCTGGGAACTGCAAAAACTTGCAGAAGGAGAAGCTGCCCGAAAACCTGCTGTCAGacctgagcctgcagagcctgacAGCACTCACCTCCCAGGTGGAGAACATTTCTAACActgtccagcagctgctgctctccaaaaCGGCTGTGCCCCAGAAAAAGGGCATCAAGACCCCAGCGAGGACCCCTGAGCAGCTCAAGGGGCAGCACTGCAGTCCTGAGAGCAGCACCTACTCGGCAGAGCAGGTGGGGACCCCCCTGTCTGACCCACTGAGCACCCCCCAGTCTGTCCACGCTGAGACACAGGACACTGACTATCTCAGTGGGTCAGAGGACCAGCTGGAGAGGAGTTTCCTGTACTGCAACCAGAACCGCAGCCCTGCCCGCGTCAACAGCAACTCCAAGGCAAAGCCTGAGTCGGTGTCCACCTGCTCTGTGACCTCCCCAGACGACATGTCCACCAAATCAgatgactctttccagagtatCCATGCCACCCTGCCCCTGGAGACCTTCACCAAGTATGTGAGCAATGAACGGGACTGCCCCCGACTGCTCCTCAGTGCCCTgtcccaggaggagctggcttCTGAGATCATCGTCCTGCAGGATGCCATCAATGAGAAGGCAGACAAAGCCTGGGCCAACTTGCCCATGCTGGGAAAGGAGACCACCAAGTCCCCCTTCCAGATGGAGAACCACCGGCCCAGCCTGGACTCCATGGTGAAAGGTGCCTGGCCCAGCCAGGGTGACTCCAGCACGCTCACCGAGCCCCTCAAGCTGGACAAAGCTTCAggggccagcacagggaaggactTTAGTGAGGAGGTGTACGAGGGTCCCCAGGTGGAGTTCACAGCCACCGAAAGCAAGGATGTGCTGAAGGACACTGCCCCACTGGCCTTCAACTCCAAGCCCAGCATCCCGGCAGCGACGTCCAGCGCGGGAGCCACCGGCTACAGCTGCTACTCAAACACCACCGCCAACTCGGTGGCGTCTGAGAATGCCATGGAGCATTTCGAGTGGCCGGAGGAGAGCCTGGGTGAGGCCTGCCTGAGGTGGAAGGATCTCCAGGCCACCGACCTCCCCAAGGGCTTGTTCCCCAGCAAATTGGTGAGctcctgcaaggagaaaaaaaacgcCTGCGGCTTGGACCTGTGcgatggagagcagccagccAAGAGTGAGCCGGTCCAGGACTTTGGCCAGCAggtgatggaggaggaggaggagacacTGACCTACGATGAAGCAACAAAGGCAGACAGCGAGAGGTGGCTGCAGGACACCCGGCACTGCTGCTCAGCTGGGGACTTTAGTGAGATCCCCATCATCTCCTCTCCGGATCTGAAGGAGTCAGACCTGGAGGCAGAGGAGTACTCCTCACTCTGTGAGCTGGCTGGCTCAGAGCAGAAGTCAGTGACGTATGATGCCTCACCACCCAAGCCCCCGGAGATGCCGGCCGTGCTGTCCTCCAGCGAGGTGCCTGTGTCTGCCGAGGAGACCGTCAGCACGGTGGAGAAGGAGAGCTCAGCTCCCACCCCACGCCTCTCTGGACAGTCCGTCATCCTGCTGGGCCCCGCTGTGGGCACAGAGACCAAGGTGAAAAGCTGGTTCAAAtcctccctgccccacatccAGCCTGAGGAGGAGAATGGTGGAGGGGAGACATCCCACCTGGAGGCGGCCGACGCTGAATCCGCCTCGTCGGTCATGGTGAAGCAGCAACTCACGCCCGAAAACGTGCTGGGGAAGATGGAGCCTGTCTCACGGGGCAAGAGCCTCCGCAACAAGAGGGTCCACTGCCGGCTGCCGGAGGGGGATGGTGCCGGCAGCACCGTGCTGAGTCCCTTCGatgagctgccagcagccagcagcGTGGCCGGCGCCTGCCTGGGGCCAGACGGACAGACGGAGGTACCGAGCAAGAGTGCCCAGAGCCAAACCCCCCGGTTCCCAGCCGAGGGGCTGCCGGCACGCATGTGCACCCGCTCCTTCACCGCCCTGGCCGAGCCCCGCGCCCCTGCCCCGCTGGAGGGACTGAAGGCTCCCGCGCACCAGGAGAAGCTGGGGAAGAAGCCCGGCTGTGGCGTGAAGCAGAGGGTGGCTTTCAAAACCAGGAAGCGCAACAGCCGGCCGGGCCCCAGGGTGGTCCAAAACGCCAGTGATGCCACCCTCCTGGTGCCCGGCTTGGTGGCGGCGGAGGAGGTGGCAGGGCCAACACCGCTGGAGGGGGACGCGGTGGAAGCCGGGGAGAGGGACCAGCGGTCCATGATCCTGCGCTCCCGCACAAAGACACAGGAGGTTTTCTACACCAAGCGGCAGAGGGGCAAGCGGGCAGCTGATGTCCGGCTGAAGAACTGCAAGGCACCCAAAAAGCTCATATCCAACAACCACCTCCCACCTGCCTTCAAGCTGCCAGCACCGGGCAGCCCCCACAAGGAGGGCAAGGTGGGTGCCCGGATGAAGCTGCCCAAAGCAGGGCCAGGCGTGGGGGGCAAGATGTCGGAGAGGCCACTGCACTCACTGAAGAGGAAGTCCACCTTCATCTCCCCCATCCCCACCAAGAAGAGGAACCTGGTCCTGCGGAGCAACAGCGGTGGCGTGAAGGAGGAGAAGCCAGAGGGTCCCCCCAGCCTTTTCAAAAAAATGCCGGTGGCCAAGAAGGTGAAAGCCAAGCTGCCCCCCAAGAGCTCTGGCGAAGCCATCCCGAAGCCCCCCCTGCCAAAGGAGGCCCCTGATGTCTGCATCAAGATCACCTCCCGGGCAGCCTTCCAGGAGGCCACCAAGACCAAAGTGCTGCCTCCCCGCAAGGGCCGTGGCCTCAAGCTGGAGGCCATCGTCCAGAAGATCACCTCACCCAACCTGAAGAAGTTCACCTGCAaaccagcagccacagcagtggCAGCCACAGTAGCTGCCTACGgctcctccctgagcccagctggaGCGGAGCGGGAGCGGATGGTGAAGCACAgtggggtggctgtggcagtgggCGATGCCAGGCTGCCCAAGCTGGGGGCAGCACAGAAGGTGCCCACCATGCCGGTGGCTGAGCCGCTCTGCCGGAACCCCAATGGCCGAGCACCAAAGGGGAAGCCGGGTGGTGGGAAGAAGCTGCCCCATGACGGCTGCCAGGGGGAGGCTTGTGGGTCAACGCCGGGCACCCAGTCCAGCCCCAACATGGTGGCCAAGAACCTGGGGCTCCTCCCCAAGAAGAGGAACCGCAAGGGCAAAGCAGCAGCGCTGGGCATGGCCAAGGCGCCCCTGAGCCCtccactgccaccagcactgccccGGGAACGTGTAGCCGGCCCGGGCGGTGCGGAGGAGGCGCCGCGGGAGAAGAAACCAAAGACTGAGGAGAAGGAGGCGGGGAGCAGCGATGGCCCTCCCGAGGGCCGCTCCGCCGCCGGGCCGGCGCGGGGGCCGAAGCCGCGGGCCAACCACTCCAACTACAACGGCTACTCCAAGCGGCAGCGGAAGCGTCTGGGCCACGGCAAGGCCAAGGCGGTGCCCGCGCGGTGCAAGAGCCGCGggaagcggcggcggcagccccagcaggccCCGCTGCTGCACCCCGCCGAGCCCGAGATCCGGCTCAAGTACATCTCCTGCAAGCGGCTGCGGGCGGACAGCCGCGCCCCGCCCTTCGCTCCCTACGTCCGCGTGGAGCGGCGCGGAGAGTTCTCCACCACCTGCACCGTCGTCAACTCGCCCGGCGACGAGGCGCGGCTGCAGCGGGgaccggccgggccggcgccgcggccgcgggcGGCCCTGCCCGCCTCCTCCACCATGCACATGGGGCCGGTGGTGTCGAAGGCGCTGAGCGCCGCGTGCCTGGTCTGCTGCCTCTGCCGCAACCCCGCCAATTACAAGGACCTGGGGGACCTCTGCGGGCCTTACTACCCCGAGGACTGCCTGCCCAAGAAGAAATCCCGGCTGAAGGAGAAGGCGCGGGCGGAGGGGCCGGGCGAGGACTCCGCCGTGCCCGCCGCGGCCGAGCGGGCGCCCCGCGGGACTGAGGGCGGCTGCGGCGGGAAGGCGGCGCGGCCCGAGGGGGCCGCCGAGGCGGCCAAGCAGAGCTCGCTGCGCTCCAGCCCGCGGGGCATGTTCCGTCGGCTGCAGAGCTGCTACTGCTGTGACGAGAGGACAGAGGGCGAGGAGGCGGCCGAAAAGCCCCGGCGGCACGAATGTCACAAGGCCGAATCGCCGCCGCAGGAGCCGGCGGGCGACACGCAGGAGCACTGGCTGCACGAGGCCTGTGCCGTATGGACCGCTGGGGTTTTCCTGGTGGCAGGGAAGCTCTatgggctgcaggaggctgtCAAGGCGGCTGCCGACCTG AAGTGCTCGAGCTGCCAGCAAGCAGGAGCCACCGTGGGCTGCTGCCAGAAGGGGTGTCCCCACACCTACCACTACGCGTGTGCCATCGACACAG GCTGCTTATTAACTGAGGAGAGCTTCTCTCTGAGATGTCCCAAACATAAG AGGCAGCCGGTGTAG